Below is a window of Streptomyces sp. WMMB303 DNA.
CTGCTGCGGGTAGCCGTAGCCGTACTGCCGCTCGCCGACGGCACGGACCTGGTTGTAGGAGCGACGGGGAACGCCGGGCTGCTGTCCGGGCGCGGGCTGCTGGGCGCCGCCCTCCTGCCGGTACAGATACGCGAACGGGTCGTCGTCGCCCCCCTCCGGCGCAGCACCCGTGCCGTTGTTCTCGGCGGTCATCCCCTCACTCCCTACTGCGTCAGGTATCCGGGCGAGCCTACCTCTCCTGGGTGAACCTCTTGGCCCTGTTGCCGACCGATTGCCGGCCGATCATCCCCGGCTGCGCTAGCCCGCCCGGCGCTGCCCCTTGGACCGGGACCGCTTCTCCACGTACATGCGCTGGTCAGCGGATTGCAGGACTTCCTCAGCGGTCATTCCGCAGCCTGCCCAGCCGATGCCGAAGCTCGCGCCTACCCGGACCGCCCGGCCGTCAATCTGGATCGGCGGGATGATCGCGTTCCGCAGCCGCACCGCGAGGTCCTGCGCCTCGGCCGGGCCCAGCCCGTCGGCCAGCACCACGAACTCGTCGCCGCCCAGCCGCGCGACCGTGTCGTCGTCCCGGACCCCGGCCTCCAGGCGGCGGGCCACCGCGATGAGCACGCCGTCCCCGCAGTGGTGGCCGTAGCGGTCGTTGATGGACTTGAAACCGTCCAGATCGCAGAAGAGGACGGCGAGCCCCTTCTCACCGGGCCCGTCGCCCTTCGGCGGCACCGCGTGCACATGGTGCGGATCCGCTCCCCCGTCCGCGCCGGACCCGCCGAATTCGTCGGCGCCCGCGGAGCCGGGCGGACCGCCGGGTGCCACGGCGGTCGCGTACGGAGCGGTGGCCTGCCGGCTGCCCGCGGGGGGCGGGCCGGTACCGGGTCCCGTCCCGGCGCCGGGTATTCCTCCCAGACCCTCCAGGTCCCAGAAACCACCCCCCTGCCCGTGCAGCCGGCCGGGCCCGCCCTCCGCGTACCCGGAGGGCCCGACGCCGGGCAGCACGCTGGACTGGACCGCAGGCCGGTCCGGCCTCGCACACAGCCTGCTGCTCAGCCGCGCTCGCAGCTCGGCGCTGTTCGGCAGCCCGGTCAGCTGGTCGTGGCTGGCACGGTGCGCGAGCTGGAGCTCGTGCCGCTTGCGCTCCTCGATGTCCTCGACGTGAGTGAGCAGGTAGCGCGGCCCGTCAGCGGTGTCGGCGACCACGGAGTTGCGCAGCGAGACCCAGACATAGCTGCCGTCCCGACGCGCCAGCCGCAGCTCGGCCCGGCCGCCCTCCGCCGAGGTGCGCAGCAGGGTGCGGATGTCCTCCGGGTGCACCAGATCGGAGAAGGAGTAGCGGCGCATCGCGGCCGCCGGGCGGCCCAGCAGCCGGCACAGCGCGTCGTTGATCCGCAGCAGCCGCCCGTGCTGGTCCCCGCCCATCTCGGCGACCGCCATCCCGCTGGGCGCGTACTCGAACGCCTGCCGGAAGCTTTCCTCGCTGGCCCGCAGCGCCTGCTGCTCGCGCTCCAGCCGCACGAGCGCACGCTGCATGTTCGACCGCAGCCGGGCGTTGCTGAGGGCGATCGCGGCCTGGGAGGCGTACATCTGCAGCGCCTCGCAGCCCCACGCACCGGGGCGGCGGCCGTTGCGCGGGCGGTCGACGGACAGCACCCCCAGCAGCTCGCCGTCGGAGGCGTACAGCGGTGCGAAGAGGCGGTCCATGGGGTGCCAGGCGTCCGGGGTGTCCCGTACCGCCGACGGCGCGTGCCACTCCGGCACCTCGTCGTCGTCCAGGACCCAGCCCTCGGTGTACGGGACGAAGTGCAGCGCCCCCCACTGCCGGCCCAGCGACAGCCGCCGCTCCCAGGCGGCGCGTGACCCCGAGCGGCCCGCCATCATGGCCTCGGCCGCGGCGCTCCCGGCGACGGCGGCCACGACCAGTT
It encodes the following:
- the cdgB gene encoding diguanylate cyclase CdgB; this translates as METESEPYVRLASLRQLHHVVAQLNTARSLADTLQIVADGVVEGLGFEIAAVHLVRAEGELVVAAVAGSAAAEAMMAGRSGSRAAWERRLSLGRQWGALHFVPYTEGWVLDDDEVPEWHAPSAVRDTPDAWHPMDRLFAPLYASDGELLGVLSVDRPRNGRRPGAWGCEALQMYASQAAIALSNARLRSNMQRALVRLEREQQALRASEESFRQAFEYAPSGMAVAEMGGDQHGRLLRINDALCRLLGRPAAAMRRYSFSDLVHPEDIRTLLRTSAEGGRAELRLARRDGSYVWVSLRNSVVADTADGPRYLLTHVEDIEERKRHELQLAHRASHDQLTGLPNSAELRARLSSRLCARPDRPAVQSSVLPGVGPSGYAEGGPGRLHGQGGGFWDLEGLGGIPGAGTGPGTGPPPAGSRQATAPYATAVAPGGPPGSAGADEFGGSGADGGADPHHVHAVPPKGDGPGEKGLAVLFCDLDGFKSINDRYGHHCGDGVLIAVARRLEAGVRDDDTVARLGGDEFVVLADGLGPAEAQDLAVRLRNAIIPPIQIDGRAVRVGASFGIGWAGCGMTAEEVLQSADQRMYVEKRSRSKGQRRAG